A region of Haliotis asinina isolate JCU_RB_2024 chromosome 9, JCU_Hal_asi_v2, whole genome shotgun sequence DNA encodes the following proteins:
- the LOC137295799 gene encoding translocon-associated protein subunit delta-like has translation MATTGKMLVVIALVMLPVIASGDKCLGPTVAAESYTTPEITVSTETIFITQFTLTCKNGLKNLNLYGEVAGRIVPATRTKEGNKYQISVSDEHKNLPSGSYEIRIFDEEGYSLLRKAQRSGESADSVKPLVSTTINHQGVWKGTLIQTEMVAALVAVLVWWLAYTAKSNLQA, from the exons ATGGCGACCACCGGCAAGATGCTTGTTGTTATCGCTCTTGTTATGCTACCAGTCATCGCATCTG GTGACAAGTGCCTTGGCCCAACTGTTGCAGCAGAAAGTTACACAACACCAGAAATTACAGTTTCTACAGAGACAATATTTATCACGCAGTTTACACTCACTTGTAAAAATGGTTTGAAG AATTTAAATCTTTACGGTGAAGTAGCTGGTCGGATAGTTCCTGCCACAAGAACCAAGgaaggaaacaaataccag ATCAGTGTTAGTGATGAACACAAAAACCTGCCTTCAGGGTCTTATGAGATCCGCATCTTTGATGAAGAAGGATATTCTCTACTTAGGAAG GCCCAGAGGAGTGGTGAGAGTGCGGATAGTGTCAAGCCCCTCGTCTCAACAACAATCAATCATCAG ggAGTGTGGAAAGGTACCTTGATCCAGACCGAGATGGTGGCAGCCCTGGTGGCTGTGCTGGTTTGGTGGCTAGCCTATACTGCCAAGAGCAACCTTCAAGCTTAA